The following proteins are co-located in the Dromiciops gliroides isolate mDroGli1 chromosome 2, mDroGli1.pri, whole genome shotgun sequence genome:
- the DDIT4 gene encoding DNA damage-inducible transcript 4 protein: MPGLWDRLSSSSSSSSRPSTPDQPQRRSAWGTAARGEGLGRCASLESSDCESLDSSHSGYGYGAEEDTESVDEVSLPDFDLLSDPEDEHLCTNLMQLLQETLAQAKLGSKRPARLLMPSQLVAQVGKELMRLAYSEPCGLRGALLDVCVEQGKSCHSVEQLAVCPSLVPTFQLTLVLRLDSRLWPKIQGLFSAGPSSFTPGFSQSLTLSTGFRVIKKKLYSSEQLLIEEC; this comes from the exons ATGCCAGGGCTTTGGGATCgtttgtcttcctcctcctcctcctcctcgcgGCCCTCCACTCCGGACCAGCCGCAGCGGCGCTCGGCCTGGGGAACGGCAGCCCGAGGAGAGGGGCTCGGCCGCTGCGCGAGTCTGGAGAGCTCCGACTGCGAGTCGTTGGATAGCAGCCACAGCGGCTACGGCTACGGCGCCGAGGAAG ACACAGAGTCCGTGGACGAAGTGTCGCTGCCCGACTTCGACCTGCTCAGTGACCCCGAGGACGAGCACCTCTGTACCAACCTGATGCAGCTGCTCCAAGAGACCCTGGCCCAGGCCAAGCTGGGCAGCAAGCGCCCGGCCCGCCTTCTGATGCCCAGTCAGCTGGTCGCCCAGGTGGGCAAGGAGCTGATGCGCCTGGCCTACAGCGAGCCCTGCGGCCTCCGGGGTGCCCTGCTCGATGTCTGCGTGGAGCAGGGCAAGAGCTGCCACAGTGTGGAGCAGCTGGCCGTGTGCCCGAGCCTGGTGCCCACCTTCCAGCTGACCCTGGTGCTGAGATTGGATTCTCGCCTGTGGCCCAAGATTCAGGGACTCTTCAGCGCCGGACCCTCATCCTTCACTCCCGGCTTCAGCCAGTCCCTTACCCTGAGCACTGGCTTCCGGGTCATTAAGAAGAAACTCTATAGTTCAGAGCAGCTCCTCATTGAAGAATGTTGA